The proteins below come from a single Candidatus Hydrogenedentota bacterium genomic window:
- a CDS encoding acetylxylan esterase, translating into MGRCARFLIVISVLFICVFNAWAGAGIADALAQPVLGAETTKSEWSAFLSKRLPPLVTPQSTEAWERQAEQIRRGMIEKIIYRGVPESWYSGPVRVEWVSDIDTGKGYRIRKLRYEGAPGMWVPALLYEPASMTGKVPAVLSVNGHVGDPGKANEEEQVRRIVLAKRGVIALHPEWIAFGELNHPDNKTHNNLACMNLCGVSGMSAFYLAMKRGLDVLAEYPLVDANRIAMTGLSGGGWQTIILSSLEPRIAVTAPNAGYSGIDMRIAYPSDIGDLEQVPPDLLTVADFSHLTALLAPRPALLIYNAADQCCFKADHMAPSVYDPVVPFYRLYGCEDQFRFYVNHDPGTHNYALDNRLQLYAHLSEHFGLGWDNTEPAWDGEIKTFEELVVGIPQSNATLVSIAESFLGALPVTPAPKDDPIELAKWQEDAKTRLRDTIKLLEMSGAVAEKKNESTIEGLKCATFGLKTGEWTAPAVVFEPEGAKVTTVVFGDGGKKSLAETVTRLVESGSRVVAVDLALQGECTFEGGHRYQHTIMIETTGERVLGQNVAQLGSIAQWAREAYNAPVAIHSTGWISGVIALMYGGLHRTELYRLTTEDAPASLKDLVTERISYNDYSPLFCFGLLREFDVPDLAAMCQGVQVNVKRLETRGS; encoded by the coding sequence ATGGGTCGTTGCGCGCGGTTCCTCATTGTCATTTCTGTACTGTTTATTTGTGTATTTAACGCATGGGCCGGAGCTGGGATTGCCGACGCGCTTGCACAGCCGGTACTCGGGGCGGAGACGACGAAATCTGAATGGTCGGCGTTCCTGAGCAAGCGCCTTCCGCCACTGGTGACACCGCAGTCCACGGAGGCTTGGGAGCGGCAGGCCGAACAAATTCGCCGCGGGATGATCGAGAAGATCATCTATCGCGGCGTTCCCGAATCGTGGTATTCCGGTCCGGTGCGCGTGGAGTGGGTCAGCGACATCGATACGGGCAAGGGCTATCGCATCCGCAAGTTGCGCTACGAGGGCGCGCCGGGCATGTGGGTCCCCGCGCTGTTGTACGAGCCGGCGTCGATGACCGGCAAGGTGCCGGCCGTGCTCAGCGTTAATGGGCACGTGGGCGATCCCGGCAAGGCGAACGAAGAGGAGCAAGTGCGCCGCATTGTGCTCGCGAAACGGGGCGTGATTGCGCTGCACCCGGAATGGATTGCGTTCGGCGAGTTGAACCATCCCGACAACAAGACCCACAACAACCTCGCGTGTATGAATCTGTGCGGCGTGAGCGGGATGAGCGCGTTCTATCTTGCGATGAAACGCGGTCTTGACGTGCTTGCGGAGTATCCGTTGGTGGACGCGAACCGGATTGCGATGACGGGGCTTTCCGGCGGCGGATGGCAGACGATCATTCTCAGTTCGTTGGAGCCGCGCATTGCCGTGACCGCGCCGAACGCGGGATACAGCGGGATTGACATGCGCATCGCGTATCCGAGCGACATCGGCGATCTTGAGCAGGTGCCGCCCGATTTGCTGACGGTCGCAGATTTCTCGCACCTGACGGCGTTGCTCGCTCCGCGGCCCGCGTTGCTCATTTACAACGCAGCGGACCAGTGTTGCTTCAAGGCAGACCACATGGCGCCGTCCGTGTACGATCCCGTCGTGCCGTTTTACAGATTGTATGGGTGCGAGGACCAATTCCGCTTCTACGTCAATCACGATCCGGGAACGCACAACTACGCGCTCGATAACCGGCTGCAACTCTACGCGCACCTCAGCGAGCATTTTGGATTGGGTTGGGACAATACGGAACCGGCGTGGGACGGCGAAATCAAGACGTTCGAAGAACTCGTCGTGGGTATTCCGCAAAGCAACGCCACGCTGGTGTCGATTGCGGAATCGTTTCTTGGCGCGTTGCCGGTGACGCCCGCGCCTAAGGATGATCCAATCGAGCTAGCAAAGTGGCAGGAGGACGCAAAGACGCGATTGCGCGACACAATCAAACTGCTGGAGATGTCAGGGGCAGTCGCGGAAAAGAAGAACGAATCAACAATCGAAGGCTTGAAGTGCGCCACGTTCGGGTTAAAGACCGGCGAGTGGACTGCGCCCGCGGTGGTGTTCGAACCCGAAGGCGCGAAGGTTACGACGGTTGTATTCGGCGATGGCGGAAAGAAATCGCTTGCGGAAACGGTGACGAGACTCGTCGAATCGGGATCGCGCGTGGTCGCGGTAGACCTCGCGTTGCAGGGCGAGTGTACGTTCGAAGGCGGCCACCGGTATCAACACACTATCATGATCGAGACGACGGGCGAGCGCGTGCTCGGGCAGAATGTTGCGCAACTCGGCAGCATCGCGCAGTGGGCGCGCGAGGCGTACAACGCGCCGGTCGCAATCCATTCGACGGGTTGGATCAGCGGCGTCATCGCGTTGATGTACGGTGGACTGCACCGCACGGAGCTGTATCGCCTCACGACGGAAGACGCGCCGGCGTCGCTCAAAGACCTCGTTACGGAACGGATTTCGTACAACGATTACTCGCCGCTGTTTTGCTTCGGGCTGCTGCGCGAGTTCGATGTGCCCGACCTTGCGGCTATGTGCCAGGGCGTGCAGGTAAATGTGAAGCGATTGGAAACGAGGGGATCGTAG
- the miaA gene encoding tRNA (adenosine(37)-N6)-dimethylallyltransferase MiaA — translation MTQILAVVGPTASGKTALAIELAERLDTEIVSADSMQVYKGMEIGTGAPTPQERARVRHHFVGFLDPGTAFSAGEFERLAREVVINLNNRGKIAVVVGGSGLYLRALIDGLFDGPGADAAIRKRLHAQAGAIGTPAMYDQLKRIDPAYAAQIKQTDLKRIVRALEVHEIAGAPFSTLHARHRAARPPFDAVQVLIDWPRPVLYERINARVDHMIANGFIDEVRRLDELGHAPHIMRLRSLGYREFLACIHGQQSLEHATGRMKQLTRNFAKRQLTWFRADKRIEWLHATDNLEQLAGEALRKLSK, via the coding sequence GTGACGCAAATCCTCGCCGTCGTCGGGCCCACCGCGTCCGGCAAGACAGCCCTCGCCATCGAACTCGCCGAACGCCTCGACACCGAAATCGTCTCCGCCGACTCGATGCAGGTATACAAAGGCATGGAAATCGGCACCGGAGCGCCCACGCCGCAAGAGCGCGCACGCGTCAGGCACCACTTCGTCGGTTTCCTCGATCCGGGCACGGCCTTTTCCGCGGGCGAGTTCGAGCGCCTCGCGCGCGAAGTCGTCATCAATCTGAACAACCGCGGCAAAATCGCCGTCGTCGTCGGCGGGTCGGGGCTCTATCTGCGCGCGCTTATCGACGGATTGTTCGACGGCCCCGGCGCCGACGCCGCCATTCGCAAGCGCTTGCATGCGCAAGCCGGCGCGATCGGCACGCCCGCGATGTATGATCAGTTGAAGCGAATCGATCCCGCGTACGCCGCCCAAATCAAGCAGACCGATCTGAAACGCATCGTCCGCGCCCTCGAAGTCCACGAGATCGCCGGTGCACCGTTTTCCACGCTCCACGCCCGGCACCGCGCCGCGCGCCCGCCCTTCGATGCCGTGCAAGTCCTCATCGACTGGCCCCGCCCCGTCCTCTACGAACGCATCAACGCCCGCGTCGACCACATGATCGCCAACGGATTCATCGACGAAGTCCGCCGTCTCGATGAACTGGGTCACGCGCCCCACATCATGCGATTGCGCTCACTCGGCTACCGCGAATTCCTCGCCTGCATCCACGGCCAACAATCCCTCGAACACGCCACCGGCCGTATGAAACAACTCACCCGAAACTTCGCCAAACGTCAACTCACCTGGTTCCGCGCCGACAAACGCATCGAGTGGCTCCACGCGACCGATAACCTGGAACAACTCGCCGGCGAAGCGCTGCGCAAACTGAGTAAGTAG
- a CDS encoding DUF5009 domain-containing protein — protein MFLMWTELMRFDLLAQAHPGSYFWRIMAYHGVHVPWAGGSLHDLIQPSFAFIVGAALPFSLMARQHKGQSRLRMTAHAFWRAFLLVSIGIFLRSNGAPMTNWIFDDTLTVIGLAYGFLFVIAFGPTWSRWTVFALILIGYWAAFALYPLPGPDFDWARAGTSPDWPHNLTGFAAHWNGNTNLGWAFDTWFLNLFPRPRPFYAHVAGYSTLNFVPTIATMILGLFAGDVLKSGRTARQKVRWLLAYGVAGIALGWVLGALGICPVVKRIWTPSWVLYSGGWCFLFLAAFYFVIDVAKFRTWSFPLTVLGTNAIAAYCMWQLLDSFTKSSLKTHLGQEFFTFLGTANEPLALGAAVLACYWIVLYWMYRRRIFLRV, from the coding sequence ATCTTCCTGATGTGGACAGAGCTGATGCGGTTCGACCTTTTGGCGCAGGCGCACCCGGGCAGTTATTTCTGGCGGATCATGGCGTATCACGGGGTTCACGTGCCGTGGGCGGGCGGTTCGCTTCACGATCTGATCCAGCCTTCGTTCGCGTTCATCGTGGGCGCGGCGCTGCCGTTCTCGCTGATGGCGCGGCAACACAAGGGCCAGTCGCGCCTGCGCATGACGGCCCACGCGTTTTGGCGCGCGTTCCTGCTCGTGTCGATTGGCATCTTCCTTCGATCGAACGGCGCGCCGATGACGAACTGGATTTTCGACGATACGTTGACCGTAATCGGTCTCGCGTACGGCTTCCTGTTTGTAATCGCATTTGGGCCCACGTGGTCCAGATGGACCGTATTCGCACTTATCCTGATTGGATATTGGGCGGCGTTTGCGCTCTACCCGCTGCCGGGGCCCGATTTCGACTGGGCGCGGGCGGGCACGTCGCCGGATTGGCCGCATAATCTCACCGGGTTCGCGGCGCATTGGAACGGCAACACCAATCTGGGCTGGGCGTTCGATACGTGGTTTCTGAACCTGTTTCCACGGCCGCGCCCGTTCTACGCGCACGTGGCGGGATATAGCACGCTGAACTTCGTTCCGACGATTGCGACAATGATTCTTGGACTTTTCGCAGGCGACGTGCTGAAAAGCGGCCGGACCGCAAGACAGAAGGTTCGGTGGCTGCTGGCGTACGGCGTTGCGGGAATCGCGCTCGGCTGGGTGCTTGGCGCGCTTGGAATCTGCCCCGTCGTGAAGCGCATCTGGACGCCGAGTTGGGTGTTGTACAGTGGCGGTTGGTGTTTCCTATTTCTCGCTGCGTTTTATTTCGTGATCGATGTTGCGAAGTTCCGGACGTGGTCGTTTCCGCTGACCGTTCTCGGCACGAACGCCATAGCCGCGTACTGCATGTGGCAACTGCTCGATTCGTTCACAAAGTCGAGCCTTAAGACTCACCTCGGCCAAGAGTTCTTCACGTTTCTCGGTACAGCGAACGAACCGCTCGCGCTCGGCGCGGCCGTGCTCGCGTGTTATTGGATCGTTCTGTATTGGATGTATCGGCGCAGAATCTTCCTGCGGGTGTAG
- the mutL gene encoding DNA mismatch repair endonuclease MutL: protein MTVRTAIPAVRALPETVANRIAAGEVVERPASVVKELVENAIDARATRVQVRIVAAGRRTIEVIDNGHGMSEQDALLAIERHTTSKIRRAEDLDNIVTMGFRGEALASIAAVSRFELVTRRQQDNSATRIRIEGGVLRDVDQVAAPAGTRISVNRLYFNTPVRAKFLKGITTELSQCIDTVQRHALAQTGIAFHLTHNDKTLLDVPESATLRERIALIWGLSFLKDMVDVDGEQAGMRVFGIIGTPALSRSQRSHQYFFLNRRPIVSRSLQYGFEDGYRSLLTIGRHPVGIVSIETHPRLVDVNIHPAKREVRFRDERAARDAVRDIVRERLAAIGAPSAHAIPANTPQPAPPRTVVQIADYRDLAAEIDDVPREDTDPIEVVAADSIGTDIGEATPAPVQTEFGAAEHGGKVEPAAVYRPMDRVADAPMQLFDTYLLVPENDRLLIIDQHALHERLRYDSLFADLEDHDYQAQQLAVPLLVEVPPSHQKLLEANLDIFRRIGMEIEPFGGSTFQVTAICHLYDEARVPDAIYRVLDHLAQGELFSREDFLSDALRLTVEACRGSVKAGDRLSPQERRELLDGFQRIRPPYTCPHGRPIITELTQMQMEKSFRRRQ, encoded by the coding sequence ATGACCGTGAGAACCGCCATACCCGCCGTGCGCGCCTTGCCGGAAACCGTCGCGAACCGCATCGCTGCGGGCGAAGTCGTCGAGCGTCCCGCGTCGGTCGTAAAGGAACTCGTCGAAAACGCGATCGACGCGCGCGCAACCCGCGTTCAGGTACGTATCGTCGCCGCGGGACGCCGCACCATCGAAGTCATCGACAACGGCCACGGCATGTCCGAGCAGGACGCGCTCCTCGCGATCGAACGCCACACCACGAGCAAGATTCGCCGCGCCGAAGACCTCGACAACATCGTGACCATGGGCTTCCGCGGCGAGGCCCTCGCGAGTATTGCCGCCGTATCGCGCTTCGAACTCGTCACGCGCCGACAACAGGACAATTCCGCCACCCGCATTCGCATCGAAGGCGGCGTGCTCCGCGATGTCGATCAAGTCGCCGCGCCCGCGGGCACGCGCATTTCCGTCAACCGCCTATACTTCAATACGCCCGTGCGCGCGAAGTTTCTCAAAGGCATCACCACGGAATTGAGCCAGTGCATTGACACCGTACAGCGCCACGCGCTCGCGCAGACCGGCATCGCGTTTCACCTCACGCACAACGACAAGACCCTCCTCGACGTGCCGGAGTCCGCGACATTGCGCGAACGCATCGCACTTATCTGGGGACTGAGTTTTCTCAAAGACATGGTCGATGTCGACGGCGAACAGGCCGGCATGCGCGTCTTCGGCATCATCGGCACACCCGCCCTGTCGCGCTCGCAACGCTCGCACCAGTACTTCTTTCTGAACCGTCGCCCCATCGTCAGCCGGTCGCTGCAGTACGGCTTCGAAGACGGCTACCGCTCCCTGCTTACGATCGGCAGGCACCCCGTCGGAATCGTCAGCATCGAAACGCATCCGCGCCTCGTGGACGTCAACATCCATCCCGCAAAACGCGAAGTCCGCTTTCGCGACGAACGCGCCGCGCGCGACGCCGTACGCGACATCGTGCGTGAACGCCTCGCCGCGATAGGGGCGCCGTCCGCACATGCGATTCCCGCAAACACCCCGCAACCGGCGCCTCCACGCACCGTCGTACAGATCGCGGACTATCGCGACCTAGCCGCCGAGATCGACGACGTCCCGCGCGAAGATACCGATCCCATTGAAGTGGTCGCGGCGGATTCCATCGGTACAGACATCGGCGAAGCGACGCCGGCGCCCGTGCAGACAGAGTTCGGCGCGGCGGAACACGGCGGCAAAGTGGAACCCGCCGCCGTATATCGTCCGATGGACCGCGTCGCCGATGCGCCAATGCAATTGTTCGACACCTACCTGCTCGTGCCGGAAAATGATCGCCTGCTCATCATCGATCAACACGCGCTGCACGAGCGCCTGCGTTACGACAGTCTGTTTGCCGACCTCGAGGACCACGACTACCAGGCACAGCAACTCGCCGTGCCGCTGTTGGTCGAGGTCCCGCCCTCGCACCAGAAGCTCCTCGAAGCCAACCTCGACATCTTCCGCCGTATCGGCATGGAAATCGAACCGTTCGGCGGATCGACCTTTCAGGTGACCGCGATTTGCCATTTGTACGACGAGGCGCGCGTGCCGGACGCCATCTACCGCGTGCTCGATCACCTCGCCCAGGGCGAACTGTTCAGCCGCGAGGATTTCCTGTCGGACGCGTTGCGCCTCACCGTCGAAGCATGTCGAGGCTCGGTGAAAGCCGGCGACCGCCTCTCCCCGCAGGAACGCCGCGAACTGCTCGACGGGTTCCAGCGCATACGCCCGCCGTACACCTGCCCCCACGGCCGGCCCATCATCACCGAACTCACCCAGATGCAAATGGAGAAGAGCTTTCGGAGACGGCAGTGA
- a CDS encoding FAD-dependent oxidoreductase, with protein MKSDVVIIGGGVGGCAAALAAARMGRTVVMTEETDWIGGQLTAQAVPPDENKWIETHGGTKTYQDYRARVRGYYRRNYPLTDEARANEKLNPGGGGVSALCHEPRVSVAVLNEMLAQYVSAGRVTILLEHKPIAADTDGDRVRSVTVHDIRNNTQRTLHGAYFCDATECGDLLPLTKTEYFTGAEGKADTNELHAPDTPQPYNMQAFTCCFPMEYCPDEDHTIARPEDYKYWRDYVPQLRPPWTGNLLSWEDTHPVTLQPRLSKFDPSATKREDMGRWNYRRIQAPENFAPGFCKGGITLVNWPQNDYWLGNLYEVPADEAASHLRQAKQLSLSLLYWLQTEAPRADGGVGWKGLRLRPDVVGTNDGLAKYPYIRESRRIRAEFTVIEHHVGKEARQIYTGENCEECTAEVFPDSVGIGYYRIDLHPSSGGDNYIDVDSMPFQIPLGALIPRRVENLLPACKNIGTTHITNGCYRLHPVEWNIGESAGALAAWCIEKGQTPKQVRVKGDLLAEFQRTLERFGVRLHWPA; from the coding sequence ATGAAATCTGACGTCGTCATCATCGGCGGGGGCGTAGGCGGGTGCGCGGCGGCGTTGGCCGCGGCGCGCATGGGCCGCACCGTCGTGATGACAGAGGAGACGGACTGGATCGGCGGACAATTGACCGCGCAGGCGGTTCCGCCGGACGAGAACAAGTGGATTGAGACGCACGGCGGCACAAAGACCTATCAGGATTATCGCGCCCGGGTGCGCGGCTACTACCGCCGCAACTACCCGTTGACCGACGAAGCGCGCGCAAATGAAAAACTGAATCCCGGTGGTGGCGGCGTGTCCGCGCTGTGCCATGAACCGCGCGTCTCGGTCGCGGTATTGAATGAAATGCTGGCGCAATACGTGAGCGCAGGCCGCGTCACGATCCTGCTCGAACACAAACCCATCGCTGCGGATACCGATGGCGACCGCGTGCGCAGCGTCACCGTGCATGACATTCGCAACAACACCCAACGCACGCTGCACGGCGCCTACTTCTGTGACGCCACCGAATGCGGCGATTTACTCCCGCTTACCAAAACCGAATACTTCACCGGCGCGGAAGGCAAGGCCGACACCAACGAACTGCACGCGCCGGACACCCCCCAGCCGTACAACATGCAGGCGTTTACGTGCTGCTTCCCGATGGAGTATTGTCCTGACGAAGACCACACGATTGCCAGGCCGGAGGATTACAAGTACTGGCGCGACTATGTTCCGCAATTGCGCCCGCCGTGGACGGGCAACCTCCTGAGTTGGGAAGACACGCACCCCGTCACGCTCCAACCGCGGCTGAGCAAGTTCGACCCGTCGGCGACGAAGCGCGAAGACATGGGGCGCTGGAATTACCGGCGCATCCAGGCGCCCGAAAATTTCGCGCCGGGCTTCTGTAAAGGCGGCATCACGCTCGTCAACTGGCCGCAAAACGATTACTGGCTCGGCAACTTGTACGAAGTGCCCGCCGACGAAGCGGCCAGCCATCTGCGCCAAGCCAAACAACTCAGCCTGTCATTGCTGTATTGGCTCCAGACCGAGGCGCCGCGCGCCGACGGCGGCGTGGGATGGAAGGGACTGCGCCTGCGTCCCGATGTCGTTGGCACGAACGACGGTCTCGCGAAGTACCCGTACATCCGCGAATCGCGCCGCATCAGGGCGGAATTCACCGTGATCGAGCATCACGTCGGCAAAGAGGCGCGGCAAATCTATACCGGAGAAAACTGTGAGGAGTGCACGGCGGAGGTGTTTCCCGACAGCGTGGGGATTGGATACTACCGCATCGATCTACACCCCAGTTCCGGCGGCGACAACTACATCGACGTCGACAGCATGCCATTTCAAATCCCGCTCGGCGCGCTGATTCCGCGTCGCGTCGAAAATCTGCTCCCAGCGTGCAAAAACATCGGAACGACGCACATCACCAATGGCTGCTACCGCCTGCATCCCGTCGAGTGGAACATCGGCGAATCCGCCGGCGCGCTCGCGGCCTGGTGCATCGAGAAAGGGCAGACGCCAAAGCAGGTCCGTGTCAAAGGCGACTTGTTAGCGGAATTTCAACGGACTTTGGAACGATTCGGCGTGCGCCTCCATTGGCCGGCATGA
- a CDS encoding restriction endonuclease: MGDAMNRLYFGDNLLVLKEHIADESVDLIYLDPPFNSNANYNVLFKEHDGAQAASQIKAFEDTWRWDENAAQAYYDTVEAGGKLSETLQAFRKLVGESDMLAYLAMMAPRLRELRRVLKSSGSIYLHCDPTASHYLKLLMDGVFGPKFYRNEIVWQRTNAKGLAFTRFANNHDVLLAYSRAEQCVWNSQYTKHDPKYVQKFYRHVELDTNRRYRLADLTNPNKNRPNLTYEFLGVTRVWRWTRDRMERAHKAGLIIQSAPGKVPQLKRYLDEQEGNPVGDTWTDILPVQAQAAERLGYPTQKPIALLERIISASSDPQAIVLDPFCGCGTTIDAAQKLGRRWIGIDITHLAVNLIRHRLRDSYGEEIAKTYDVVGEPASIVDARILAESDRYQFQWWALGLVGARPAEKKKGADKGIDGRLYFHDDHGGDETKQIIISVKSGKIGVKDVRELKAVVDREKAQIGVLISMHPTTRDMRGEAAAAGHYVSPWGKHGKLQLLTIGDLLEGKRIDMPKATGANVTFKKAPKHKRKGGEQLHLKEEHAEYSASGVETDG; encoded by the coding sequence ATGGGAGACGCGATGAATCGCCTATACTTCGGGGACAACCTGCTTGTGCTCAAAGAGCATATCGCAGACGAGTCCGTAGACCTCATCTATCTCGACCCGCCGTTTAATTCCAACGCCAATTACAACGTGCTCTTTAAGGAACACGACGGCGCGCAGGCCGCGTCGCAAATCAAGGCGTTCGAGGACACGTGGCGCTGGGACGAGAACGCGGCGCAGGCGTATTACGATACAGTTGAGGCGGGCGGGAAGCTGAGCGAGACACTTCAGGCCTTTCGCAAGCTCGTCGGCGAATCCGACATGCTCGCGTATCTCGCCATGATGGCCCCACGATTGCGCGAGTTACGGCGCGTGCTCAAGTCGAGCGGCTCGATTTATCTGCACTGCGACCCGACTGCAAGTCACTATTTGAAGCTGCTCATGGATGGCGTATTTGGCCCAAAGTTTTATAGAAACGAAATTGTGTGGCAGCGTACGAACGCAAAAGGGCTCGCATTCACTCGGTTTGCAAACAATCACGACGTATTACTCGCATACTCACGCGCGGAGCAATGCGTCTGGAACTCTCAATATACAAAGCATGACCCCAAGTATGTCCAAAAATTTTATCGGCACGTGGAACTGGATACGAATCGCCGGTATCGATTGGCAGATCTTACAAACCCGAACAAGAATAGACCGAACTTGACATACGAGTTCTTGGGTGTAACACGGGTATGGCGTTGGACGCGAGACCGCATGGAGCGGGCCCACAAAGCAGGGTTAATTATTCAGTCCGCGCCCGGGAAAGTTCCACAACTTAAGCGTTACTTGGACGAACAGGAGGGGAATCCTGTCGGCGACACGTGGACCGACATCCTGCCTGTTCAGGCACAAGCCGCCGAACGTTTGGGTTATCCCACGCAGAAGCCGATTGCGCTTCTTGAACGCATTATCTCGGCGAGTAGCGATCCCCAGGCTATTGTTCTCGATCCATTCTGCGGATGCGGAACGACAATTGACGCCGCGCAGAAACTTGGGCGCCGTTGGATTGGCATCGATATTACGCATCTTGCGGTGAACCTCATACGACACCGATTACGCGATTCATATGGCGAAGAGATAGCGAAAACATATGACGTTGTGGGTGAGCCAGCGTCGATCGTGGATGCGCGGATTCTTGCCGAGTCCGATCGGTACCAGTTCCAGTGGTGGGCGTTGGGGTTAGTTGGGGCGCGGCCTGCCGAGAAGAAGAAAGGCGCAGACAAGGGTATCGACGGAAGGCTATACTTCCACGACGATCACGGTGGTGACGAGACGAAGCAAATTATTATCTCCGTCAAATCTGGCAAGATTGGTGTGAAGGATGTCCGCGAACTAAAAGCGGTTGTCGATAGGGAAAAGGCGCAGATCGGTGTACTTATATCGATGCATCCAACGACGCGCGACATGCGGGGCGAGGCGGCCGCGGCGGGGCACTACGTTTCACCGTGGGGGAAGCACGGTAAACTTCAACTGTTGACGATCGGCGACTTGTTGGAAGGCAAACGCATCGACATGCCTAAAGCCACCGGGGCGAACGTGACATTCAAGAAGGCTCCGAAGCACAAGAGGAAAGGTGGCGAGCAACTGCATCTGAAAGAGGAGCACGCCGAGTACAGCGCCTCGGGAGTTGAAACGGACGGATAG